The following proteins come from a genomic window of Nocardiopsis sp. YSL2:
- a CDS encoding glycoside hydrolase family 13 protein, giving the protein MTHSTASPGGEWWRNAAVYQIYIRSFADGNGDGVGDVAGLRARLPYLRDLGVDAVWINPWYESPMADGGYDVADFRRVDPVLGTLEEGTAFVAEAHEHGIRVILDIVPNHVSDRHAWFRAALAAGPGSPERERFLFRDGRGPGGDEPPNDWRAAFGGPAWTRTTDPDGTPGQWYLHLFAPEQPDLNWDHPGVRAEFESILRFWFDRGVDGFRIDVAHGLVKHPDLPDFAVHEHDQHLTADGGEHPHADREGVHDIYRAWRAIADEYDGDRVFAAEAWVSDPGRLARYLRSDELHTAFNFHYLEAPWKAKAMREAIDDSFTALGPIGAPVTWVLSNHDVVRHVSRFGRPGHAQSKSLGMVRDVPVDLELGTRRARASALLTLGLPGSAYLYQGEELGLWEVEDLPPEVLRDPTWERSGHTDPGRDGCRVPLPWSGQEPPFGFGGDRPWLPQPAAWRDLTVEHEAARPDSMLNLYREALRIRRTEPGLAGAEMSWVDTPEGVLAFDRGDGLRCVVNFAGDPHPLPEGAEVLLSSAPIQDGRLPADAAVWLRRR; this is encoded by the coding sequence ATGACCCACAGCACCGCGTCCCCGGGCGGGGAGTGGTGGCGCAACGCCGCCGTGTACCAGATCTACATCCGCAGCTTCGCCGACGGGAACGGTGACGGTGTCGGCGACGTCGCGGGCCTGCGCGCCCGCCTGCCCTACCTGCGCGACCTGGGCGTGGACGCGGTGTGGATCAACCCGTGGTACGAGTCGCCCATGGCCGACGGCGGGTACGACGTCGCCGACTTCCGCCGTGTCGATCCCGTCCTGGGAACCCTGGAGGAGGGCACCGCGTTCGTCGCCGAGGCGCACGAGCACGGCATCCGCGTCATCCTCGACATCGTGCCCAACCACGTCTCGGACCGGCACGCCTGGTTCCGGGCGGCACTCGCGGCGGGCCCCGGCTCGCCCGAGCGGGAGCGGTTCCTGTTCCGCGACGGCCGGGGGCCGGGGGGCGACGAACCGCCCAACGACTGGCGCGCGGCCTTCGGCGGCCCGGCCTGGACCCGCACGACCGACCCCGACGGCACGCCCGGCCAGTGGTACCTGCACCTGTTCGCGCCCGAACAGCCGGACCTGAACTGGGACCACCCCGGGGTGCGCGCCGAGTTCGAGTCCATCCTGCGGTTCTGGTTCGACCGGGGAGTGGACGGCTTCCGCATCGACGTCGCGCACGGCCTGGTCAAGCACCCGGACCTGCCCGACTTCGCGGTCCACGAGCACGACCAGCACCTGACCGCGGACGGCGGCGAGCACCCGCACGCCGACCGCGAAGGGGTGCACGACATCTACCGGGCCTGGCGCGCGATCGCCGACGAGTACGACGGGGACAGGGTGTTCGCGGCCGAGGCGTGGGTGTCCGACCCCGGCCGCCTGGCGCGCTACCTGCGCTCCGACGAGCTGCACACGGCGTTCAACTTCCACTACCTGGAGGCGCCCTGGAAGGCCAAGGCCATGCGCGAGGCCATCGACGACTCCTTCACGGCGCTGGGGCCGATCGGCGCCCCGGTGACGTGGGTGCTGTCCAACCACGACGTCGTACGCCACGTCTCGCGCTTCGGCCGCCCGGGGCACGCCCAGAGCAAGAGCCTGGGGATGGTCCGGGACGTTCCGGTCGACCTGGAGCTCGGCACCCGGCGGGCGCGGGCGTCGGCGCTACTCACCCTGGGCCTGCCCGGCAGTGCGTACCTGTACCAGGGGGAGGAACTGGGACTGTGGGAAGTGGAGGACCTGCCGCCGGAGGTGTTGAGGGACCCCACGTGGGAGCGGTCCGGCCACACCGACCCGGGCCGTGACGGCTGCCGGGTGCCGCTGCCGTGGTCGGGGCAGGAACCCCCGTTCGGGTTCGGCGGGGACCGGCCGTGGCTGCCGCAGCCGGCCGCCTGGCGGGACCTGACCGTGGAGCACGAGGCCGCACGGCCGGACTCGATGCTGAACCTGTACCGTGAGGCGCTGCGCATCCGGAGGACCGAGCCGGGTCTGGCCGGCGCGGAGATGTCCTGGGTGGACACCCCGGAGGGCGTGCTCGCCTTCGACCGTGGCGACGGACTCCGATGCGTGGTCAACTTCGCCGGCGACCCGCATCCGCTGCCGGAGGGCGCCGAGGTGCTGTTGTCCAGTGCGCCGATCCAGGACGGCCGCCTGCCCGCGGACGCCGCGGTGTGGCTGCGTCGGCGGTGA
- a CDS encoding cyclophilin-like family protein: protein MVRWRERHYWLAGAALALPFGATPLSRGAESRLASAANVLGRVVGDHRALAAVRDGDTVRVDRA from the coding sequence ATGGTGAGGTGGCGAGAGCGGCACTACTGGCTGGCCGGGGCCGCCCTCGCCCTGCCCTTCGGAGCCACACCGCTGTCCCGAGGGGCGGAGAGCAGGCTGGCCAGCGCCGCCAACGTGCTCGGGCGGGTGGTCGGCGACCACCGCGCGCTGGCCGCCGTCCGCGACGGCGACACCGTCCGGGTGGACCGCGCCTAG